A portion of the Canis lupus baileyi chromosome 6, mCanLup2.hap1, whole genome shotgun sequence genome contains these proteins:
- the ZNF281 gene encoding zinc finger protein 281, whose product MKVGGGFLSGGGGPGSSGGGGGGGGGRRAEMEPTFPPGMVMFNHRLPPVTSFTRPAGSAAPPPQCVLSSATSAAPAAEPPPPPPAPDMTFKKEPAASASAAAFPSQRTSWGFLQSLVSIKQEKPADPEEQPQPHHHHHHHHHHHHYGGLFAGAEERPAGLGGGDGGGSHGVIQDLSILHQHAQQQPAQHHRDVLLSGTGRTDDHHGGGGGGGGGGGGSEEPKQDTTVKKAKRPKPESQGIKAKRKPSASSKPPLVGDGEGAVLSPSQKPHICDHCSAAFRSSYHLRRHVLIHTGERPFQCSQCSMGFIQKYLLQRHEKIHSREKPFGCDQCSMKFIQKYHMERHKRTHSGEKPYKCDTCQQYFSRTDRLLKHRRTCGEAIAKGAASAEPGSSTHNSMGNLAVLSQGNTSSSRRKTKSKGLAVESKEHKAGKTNESQISNNINMQSYSVEMPTVSSSGGIIGTGIDELQKRVPKLIFKKGSRKNTDKNYLNFVSPLPDMVGQKSLSGKPSGSLGIVSNNSVETISLLQSTSGKQGQISSTYDDAMQFSKKRRYLPTASSNSAFSINVGHMVSQQSVIQSAGVSVLDNETPLSLIDSSALNAEIKSCHDKSGIPDEVLQSILDQYSNKSESQKEDPFSITEPRVDLHTSGEHSELVQEENLSPGTQTPSNDKASMLQEYSKYLQQAFEKSTNAGFTLGHGFQFVSLSSPLHNHTLFPEKQIYTTSPLECGFGQSVTSVLPSSLPKPPFGMLFGSQPGLYLSALDATHQQLTPSQELDDLIDSQKNLETSSAFQSSSQKLTSQKEQQKNLESSTSFQIPSQELASQIDPQKDIEPRTTYQIENFAQAFGSQFKSGSRVPMTFITNSNGEVDHRVRTSVSDFSGYTNMMSDVSEPCSTRVKTPTSQSYR is encoded by the coding sequence ATGAAAGTCGGCGGCGGGTTCCTGAGCGGCGGCGGCGGTCccggcagcagcggcggcggcggcggcggcggcggcggcaggaggGCGGAGATGGAGCCCACCTTCCCCCCGGGGATGGTCATGTTCAACCACCGGCTCCCCCCGGTCACCAGCTTCACCCGGCCGGCGGGGtcggccgcccctcccccgcaGTGCGTGTTATCCTCCGCGACCTCCGCAGCCCCGGCCGCCGagccgccccccccgccgccggccccggaCATGACTTTCAAGAAGGAGCCGGCGGCGTCGGCGTCAGCGGCGGCCTTCCCCTCGCAGAGGACCTCCTGGGGGTTCCTGCAGTCCCTGGTCAGCATCAAGCAGGAGAAGCCCGCGGACCCCGAGGAGCAGCCgcagccccaccaccaccaccaccaccaccaccaccaccaccactacggGGGGCTGTTCGCCGGGGCCGAAGAGAGACCTGCAGGCCTCGGAGGCGGCGACGGGGGCGGCAGCCACGGCGTCATCCAGGACCTCAGCATTCTCCACCAGCACGCCCAGCAGCAGCCAGCCCAGCACCACCGCGACGTGCTGCTCAGCGGCACCGGCAGGACTGACGACCaccacggcggcggcggcggcggcggcggcggcggcggcggcagcgagGAGCCAAAGCAGGACACTACCGTCAAAAAGGCAAAGAGGCCAAAGCCAGAATCTCAGGGAATCAAAGCCAAGAGGAAGCCAAGCGCATCTTCCAAACCTCCTCTGGTCGGAGACGGAGAAGGCGCCGTCCTCTCCCCAAGTCAGAAACCTCACATCTGCGACCACTGCAGTGCTGCTTTCAGAAGCTCCTACCACCTGCGGAGGCACGTCCTCATTCACACCGGAGAGAGACCCTTCCAGTGCAGCCAGTGCAGTATGGGCTTCATCCAGAAATACCTGCTGCAGAGACACGAGAAGATCCACAGCCGAGAGAAGCCGTTCGGATGCGATCAGTGCAGCATGAAGTTCATCCAGAAGTACCACATGGAGAGACACAAGAGGACGCATAGTGGAGAAAAGCCATACAAATGTGACACTtgccaacagtatttttcaaggACTGACAGGCTGTTGAAGCACAGGCGCACGTGTGGCGAAGCCATAGCTAAAGGAGCCGCTAGTGCAGAACCTGGGTCGTCGACCCATAACAGTATGGGTAACCTGGCTGTGTtgtctcagggaaatacaagcTCCTCCAGGAGGAAAACGAAGTCAAAAGGCCTAGCTGTCGAAAGCAAGGAACATAAGGCCGGTAAAACGAACGAATCACAGATTTCAAATAACATAAACATGCAGAGTTACTCCGTAGAAATGCCCACCGTGTCTTCCAGTGGAGGCATAATTGGCACCGGTATTGATGAACTGCAGAAAAGGGTGCCAAAATTGATCTTtaagaaaggaagcagaaagaacaCCGATAAAAACTACCTTAACTTTGTGTCGCCGTTGCCAGACATGGTTGGACAGAAGTCCTTGTCTGGGAAACCCAGTGGCTCACTTGGCATCGTATCGAATAATAGCGTGGAGACCATTAGTCTTCTCCAAAGTACCAGTGGCAAACAAGGTCAGATAAGCAGTACTTACGATGATGCCATGcagttttcaaagaaaagaagataCTTACCAACTGCCAGCAGCAACAGTGCCTTTTCTATAAACGTAGGACACATGGTCTCCCAACAGTCCGTCATTCAGTCTGCAGGTGTCAGTGTTTTGGACAATGAGACCCCATTGTCCCTCATTGACTCCTCGGCTCTCAATGCTGAAATTAAGTCTTGTCATGACAAGTCTGGAATTCCCGACGAGGTTTTACAAAGTATTTTGGATCAGTACTCCAACAAATCGGAAAGCCAGAAAGAGGATCCTTTCAGTATAACGGAACCGCGAGTGGATTTACACACCTCAGGAGAACACTCGGAATTGGTTCAGGAAGAAAATTTGAGCCCAGGCACCCAAACACCTTCAAACGATAAGGCGAGCATGTTGCAAGAATACTCCAAATACCTCCAACAGGCTTTTGAAAAATCCACTAATGCAGGTTTTACTCTTGGACACGGTTTCCAGTTTGTCAGTTTGTCTTCACCTCTCCACAACCACACTTTATTTCCAGAAAAACAGATATACACTACATCTCCTTTGGAGTGTGGTTTCGGCCAATCTGTTACCTCAGTGTTGCCATCTTCATTGCCAAAGCCTCCTTTTGGGATGTTGTTTGGATCTCAACCAGGTCTTTATTTATCTGCTTTGGATGCTACACATCAGCAGTTGACACCTTCCCAGGAGCTGGATGATCTGATAGATTCTCAGAAGAATCTAGAGACTTCGTCAGCCTTCCAGTCCTCATCTCAGAAATTGACTAGCCAGAAGGAACAACAGAAAAATTTAGAGTCCTCAACAAGCTTTCAGATTCCATCTCAGGAGTTAGCTAGCCAGATAGATCCTCAGAAAGACATAGAGCCTAGAACAACGTACCAGATTGAGAACTTTGCACAGGCGTTTGGTTCTCAGTTTAAGTCGGGCAGCAGGGTGCCAATGACCTTCATCACTAACTCTAATGGAGAAGTGGACCATAGAGTAAGGACTTCAGTGTCAGATTTCTCAGGGTATACAAACATGATGTCTGATGTAAGTGAGCCATGTAGTACAAGAGTAAAGACGCCCACCAGCCAAAGTTACAGGTAA